The Astatotilapia calliptera chromosome 8, fAstCal1.2, whole genome shotgun sequence nucleotide sequence GTCTCCCAGGCTACACACTTTTTGTCCCACAAAAACATCCTCGTTTCCTTGCGAGTAGTGGAAGATGCCCTCTACCCTGGTGTAAAGTTAGTTTGGGACATTATGTCCACTGTAAATGTGTATGTACATAGAACACCTAACCTGCTGTTACTGGCAGGTTCTGCTCAACAGTTAAGGCTGATTCCTAAACACAGATCCAAGCACCAAGATAGGTGTCAGGTGCAAATTCTTTTAGTTTAGGAATGAGCCTTAATTCCACCTGTCATAGTGCTGTACAGTTAAACTTCTcatccacactgatcacagatcCACCGTGCTGCCATATAGCAGCAGTAACTACAAGTTTAAAAGTCTAGGCATGGGAGTtctgtcaaaaaataaataaaaactgtaaacgCTGCTAAATCACAAACTATTGACTTCCATACCAACTACCGAACTGTCGGGAGAAGAGGAATCTCACTCAACACAGTTACACGTTTTCGTCCTTAAGTTCACCACGGACTCGGCATGCTTCTCCATGACTTAGTATGTCTTTCTGGCTTGCACTGATGATAGAATATTACCATGCATTAAACTCGGATGCATCTCCATAATCCAAAATGCCTCATCTGTCTTCCTTTGTCAGTTATAGTAATATTCTGGAGTTTTACATAATTGTGTGGCAGAAGGTCAATGGGAGGCCACAATTTTGAGACTATTGAGATGCACCCGTTGTCATTTCTTTTCAGAAAGCCACATTTACCAGGCGGGGCCTCTTATCCACAGAATGGCGAGACAAATATCACATTACTTGGTGATAGCTATTAACCAAACTGTATGGATGATGGTCCTTTAAGTGTGGGACACTGTAGGGACTTTTACATGCGTCTCCCAGAAACTACCACCATTGTTGGAGTGGGTTGGGGACGTTTCAGTGTGGCTTGTTTAAATGTTGAATACTTTTGGCCTGTTTGGGAGGGCAACACATTACAACCGCATAGGTGGCGACGTTGTAGAACCCACACGATTCTTTTGGTAAGCGACTTTCCATTTCTGTCTAACACGAAATGGTGCAGACCCCAGAGAAAGCCCACAGATGGAGCCGTTTAACTTCAAACTGTCTCTAGAGCTGTTGTagtctgtcatgtgtttccAGGAAGCTAACTTGACGCTGGTGAATCTCCAGGGTACATGTTGTATAAATTGCAAAATTACTAGAATGTTCATATTAGATTATAAGATATTATTAAGGGCAATGAATATTATATTGTATCTTCATTGATCGTTACAAATAAAGTTCCCACGGAAAAGATTGGAAACCTGTattgtgtgtttctttgaatTTAGACACGAAAAAAAACTGCCAAAATAATTTTGATAAGTGATAAGTTtattgctgtcttttttttgtagtataCAGGGACTTGGGCAAGTCAGTGGCCAAGCAACATGGAAGCTTCTGTCAGATTACTTTTCTCTTAATTAgggaaaattatttaaaaatttgtcaaaaataattaaaaggacAGTAATTGTTCTGACAACAGAAGACAGGAAATAAAGTATTAGCTTTGACATATACTGAAGCTGGGTAATAGCTAACATGTAACCAGAGAAGCCACTCAAGTGCAACACTtcattttaacaaacaaaaaaacaacaatttggtCAACATGACATGAGAACCATGGTTACAGAGGACACGAATAATTGGACGAGGTTTATTAGCCAAGGAACTGAagtcataattttatattactgGAAATGACATACATCTTTCTAAGATCAAAACCATTTACATCTGTCTGTAAAATAGCTAGGTGGTAATGTTAGCATAAAGACTGGAATAAGGTAGAAACACTTTATGTAGCTAACGCCTACCAGCACTTCTGGTTCAAGTGTAAAAGCAAGCGGACTGCCGTTAAAAATTTGCTCAAGCATAGAACATGAATGAAGAGAAAATACATATTAGTAAAGTTTTCTGTCTCCTCGGGTGTTctgagtgggaaaaaaaaacatacaaacaaaatctAGACTGCTAGTTCTGCTAGTATTAATTTTACTGCATGAAAAAAGTactttattttagcattttgcTAATAAAACTTGTATTATGTCTAATACTCACATTAAATAGAACAAGTTTATGTGGAGTAAAGTTAATATCATATTTTCAAGTTAATGACCAATGAGCTAGCTAAGATAATGCTAATTTGGAAAAGACGGTGAGTACTGTGAACAATGAATGAAGCTTACTGGGTCTTTTGAGAATGAATGAACAGATGTAACTAGGAACATAAAACAGAAGTGCTGGTAGGCTGATTCTGTGATTTGAAGACAAAGCCACTTCGGTCTGTCCCCATCTGTCAGTCTTTATGCAATTTAGGCTAACAAACTGCTAGCCGTAGCTTTACAGTCAGCGGATAGATATAAAGGAGGTATGCAAGAAATTAtacttatttattaatttttaatctaAGTTTTTAGGtgcataaaaatgcatttactaatcaaaactaaaaccTTATTTGGTTCTGAGTTTGTCATTCTCACCTATAACTACTGTGCATAATAGGTTTATCTCGGCTGGCTTTTGTGAAAGTCTATTCTTTATTAATATCCAGTATTCACAGTAAAAATTTGATTATATTACATCATCCTATTAAGTGCTAAGAATTGTCaattacaaatcttttttttttttttaaagtaagttagGAAAACATGGCTTTTCAAAGTGGTTCTTTTACTTTGTATCACATTCTTAAGAGAACTAATAATGAAGAAATGTCAGTGATCGATAATGGTACTTTTTTCATACATCATATAGAGCCCCAATCTGTTTTAAACGAATGTATAAATACAGGATCAACTATaaatacaaaagcacaaaataaataaatgtaaatgggAACAGAAATGCTGGCATTTTAATgaccaaaaaagagagagaaaaagctaGATGTGAGCTTTACATGGGTGGAGCCATCTAAATCACATCAGTCAACAACTTCCAGGGGAGCAGTCATTTGATATTAAAATTTGGGAATAAAAAGCTTTTGCAAATAAGGCAGCATTTGGCTGCTGATATAAACTGATAAGATAATTCTTTTAAAGGTGTCATCCTGTGGATAATAGTGGAAAACAAATAAGTACAAAAAGATTCCTTCAAATGACCTAACCTATACACATATACTAAGCTCAAGCAAACTGTGACAAGTGTTTATTAAGCTAGAGGTGcacagtgaattaaaaaaaatcatatttacatCAAATAATGAAGTGATTACAGAAAGCATTTGATTTGTTGTTTGTATGTTCTTCCACACCTCTGACATAATATGTAGACGGCAACTTATCTCTGTCAGTTTTGATATTTACAGTATGGCCATTACTAAGCAATCCAATTCACCTGTTAAGTCCtctctggggtttttttccagTACAAATATATAACTCAAAGTACACAATGAAAGTCAAACTGTGTCTTCAAGTCAAAGCACTGATACTGTATTAAATGTTGGCGTAAAGTACTGTAATCAGGTTTTTAAGTTACATTAACGTTTCTTCTGACACTATGTCCGCTGTCATAAGTACTTGGTAGTTGTGCACATCAAGATCATGCCAAAAAGCACAAGGGCTTTAGTTTTTGAGTATGACGACAACATAAGAACCACATTTCAGTGAAGTGGAAAGGTTGGGATATGACAATTGTTCAATTTTCTGGCTTAGATTTCAGCTTTTGCATATCTGCTAATGGTTATACATTCCACTGGATCATAGCAAGGAGCAACACGTGAACATTTAAAGCTGTTAAGAACAGAATTAAATAGGTCTTTGGTATTGTCATAGCTAATATCAGAAGTCCGTGCAGCTAGTTGCAAGCTGCAGTCTTGAGTTCGATGGCTGGTATGCTGCTAACCAGCACTTTAGGGACAGTGTTGTTTTTACCAGTGCTCCAGGTGAAGGTCTGTGGCAGAGTTCAAATTAATGTCTGTTACATCCAGGAACTCGGCATTAAAAATGCTTGGTGCACTGGGTGGAGCAATGCTGAAGGCAGTGGCAGAACTGGGTGGTGTCAGGTCGAGCCATTCCATTGTCTCCCAAGCCGTCTCACTAAAGGTCATGCTGACCATTCCCTGCACCTCGGGGTTGGCGGATGCCTTACTGCCGATGGCCGAGAGAGACGTGTCCATCAGATCTCGGTTGCTCAGAAGTTTGTCCTGTTGTGGATGATGAGAGTGATGATGATTCTGAGGGCTGCTGTACCGATCAACCTCTCGCTTCCCTTCATCTTCCTGGCCCCCATCCTCTGCTGCCATTTTAAGAAGAGGTACCTCCCCTCCGCGGCCGACGGGACTGCCAAGCAGAGTGTCTGGGTGGCTCTCGGTGACGTGATTGGCTGCGTGGTCGTAAGGGAGCTGGTTGGGGGAGAGGTGCTCGTAATGTCGGTGAAACCACGGGATGAGGAGGCCGGGACACCCTGGGGACACAGTAATGTGAGGCATAACTTTGGTTACAGAGgacctctccctctcttctctgGCGTTAGCTGGCATCTCttgaagagaaagaggagaggagggagggtcACAGCAGGTTCAATGTGTCAGGTAAGACTGTGAACAACGGGTAGTGATTTCAAATGCTTTCGTCTTCAGCCAATAGGATCTATAGAATGAATCCTTACCTCCACTCTCTATGAGCACATCCAAAAGCTCATCCATCTGCTGACTTCGGGTCAgttgctgtaacagtaacaAAAAGTGCATTCCTTTTATCAGCTGAAattttaaacacttaaaaaactgaattgaatttgttgattttttttttaaactttctagCTCCTAAAACGGGACTTGGCCCCTTTTACTAGCTTTAAAAGatagaggggtttttttttgcttgtttcagagaaacagaaatattttaattgGCTTTAAAAAATTTAGATGTGCTTTATTTTGCTTTGCTGGCAAAATTAAGAAGGTAACAGAAATTTAGTTTTGCTCATAGTCAAAAATGTAGCGCTACAACAAGTGTTctaataattattaattattcacTAACCTTTTTATGTCTAAGGGGGAAAATCCCTTTTATgtgcaaacaaaacaatacatttCACAACACTGTAggcattttttttacagtttaatataatgaataaaatattttgtcaaCTGTAACAAATTTTTACATAATTATgatggttaaaaataaaatcactatAACGCTGTTGTCATAATAGCTATAAAAGTGCAGTGAACAAAGCGatggatgaaaacaaaaactacaacacagataaaaatagaagaaagaaaaaacaagacagaCCACAGGAGGAAGAGTGGAATGAGAGCAACGccaaaaaaaggtcaaataaaTTTCTGGCCAGCCATCTCTACTGAATTTTATCATGGATTTGAGTTTACCTGTTTGACTGCATCCTCATAGCATGGGGGCTGTCTTAAGTCAGATGCATCTGAATCTGAGCTACTGAAGGCAGGGGGAGGGACCTGGCACTTTGGCAAAACTGACATCTATATGGGAAATAGGTGAAAAGTGATATTAGTATATTATAGGGGGATTTACCCAAATTAGGCCCTCACGTTTAAAAAATCTCATCACAGtgaaaagtttactctaaaaaATGATTTGGCGTTGTCGTCTTGTAAAGGAAATGTCACTGACATGTCAAGGAATATATGATGAAAACTGATATGAAGTTATGACAAAATGAACTTCACAACAAAAGACAATAATACACAGAGACAGGCCACAAATggagagaagaaaggaaaacagtAACATACATGTGAGATGATTCAGCTGAAGTAAATGATGCTGATGTGACGATGCTGTAAAATGCTGGTCATGTGGATAGAAAATTACCTTTGGTTGCATGTTCTGGCTCTCAGCCTTAGCAGGGCTGCTGTTGTTGAGGCCACAGTCAGCtgagctgggatagactccctGAAGACCTCTTTGGTTGGAAGGATAGGAGCAGTTTATAGGCGGACCGCCACTCTTTTGCTGCATCTAGTTAGCCAAAAATAAAATGCCCCAAACATGTTAGAAatcaacaaaagaagaaaagactaAAAAAACCCACCTAAACTAAAGAGAGCATATTTTgtatatgaaataaatatttacatatacTGTTTTGaacatgttttcagagatgCAGATGATGGGAAATTGTAAAAGCTAATGCTAGTTACATATGTTTCTGTGCTAGTTGGTGGCTGcccacatttaaaaatgtagatAAGTATTATGTCGgttttctttaacttttatACTATAATATACATTTACTTATGCAGcccactgatgatgatgatgcctaATGATTTTGGTGATCTCATGACAGCAAATACAGGAATATATAAATGCTAAAAGaaatcacaataaaaatcagaatatccatagaaaataaagaaatagcAATATAAAGCTAAACAAACCTTGATTaggttatgtttttggtagCGTTTGTTTGCGTCCATATCATTCTTTCTGTCTCTAAACAGGATAGTTTGATAAAACTTCGTAGGGGTGTAAAGTGGGGTCATGTTAAAACATTGGTTAAATTATTGTCTCAAATCCACCATGGTCTTCAAGGTAAACATCTCAAAGTACATTAgaagagaacaaagaaaactaaataaatatatataaaatacaatactattcccttaaaagtaaatactgcttcttgttttaattatattatcTAATAGAAGTCAGTAAAATGGTCATTCTAAATATAAAGGCATCATACCTGCATGTTGCATGCTCTGTTGTTTCCCTGGGTGTGGGGGTGACTACAGCCATCCCTCCCCAGTTGAGGAGACAGCAGGTAGGGGTTGTTAGGAGATGAAGGCTGTGGGCTGCTGGAAGATTTTCTGATAGGAGAGTCTTGCGGTGAGCACTGTGGGCTGAGGAAGGTGGACATAGCGGTGGGGCTGCCAGAGGCAGGGCCTGTATCCATACACTGTGGTCCCCCGGGGACCCCCATGTTGGTAATGGAGGAACCGCAGTGTCCCATATCCTCTCTGCAGCTACCAGGAGGGCACTTAGGCTGTTTAGGGGAGGACAGAGGGCAGCTGGAGGACAAAGACAAAGGCTCCTGCTTGATAGTCACCCCAAAAAAATGCTGCCCCATCATGGCTGGTGTCTGGTGCTGCTGGTGGTGCATGGGAGGATGAGATGCAGGAGGGACCGTATCCTGTGTTGCTCCATAGCAACGTTTTCTCTTGTGGAGTTGCATCTTTAGCTCTTCAACCTAATAAGCATGATCACAGAGCATTCAAtttacaactcaatactttataaataataacatgATTGATTGTTGCATTAGTATTAGATGCTGCAGTTTCATGGCTGCCTATGACATAGACTTGATAAATGAAAATTAGCCTTCTTAACATCTCTACTTTACATCCACCTGTTGACTAGCAAAGCATGTAGTGGTAGGTTTAAGAGCTTGAAAAAAAGCAGACTTTTCACCTCTCATTCAAGAAGCACTGACCTATTAATTAGTGTGTAATCACATGGCCCAAGTTGTGAAAAAAGTCATGGGTCCAGCTTTTGGTTTTAGACCTGAGGAacctcggatgagaggtgaaatgccTTCATTCTCTTAAGATCCACCATGAAGTGTTAGGAAGCAGAAACAGATCATCACCTGTCTCTGCTCCTGGTGCAATTTCCACGTCAGCTCCTCGATCACCTTCTGCTTTTCCACCAGCATCTTGTCTTTTTCGGCTTCTACACCATCCATACCACCAACCTCCCCCATCCTCTGACCTGCCCCACCCATGctgccacctcctcctcccccaaAGCCATCCTCCACGCCGAGCTGGGCAGGAGATGGATGAAGGGCAAACTGTGTTGGCGAAGACATGGGCACATCGCTGAAGCTGTCGGGGAGTGAACCGCTGAGGGACAGCTCAGAGGAGGCCGGCGAGATGGGTGGGGTGGAGGAGGTGCTGGGGTACTGGTAATAGCCTCCCTGGGACAGAGCACTGGAGGAGGATGGGGACTGGTAGGAGGACAAGGACCCTGTGGGTGTGACAGGAAAGGTCATGGTGGTGATATCAGAGGATCCCGAGGGCGAGGAGCCGGTGTTGGAGTCTTTGAAGGGCCGGAGTCGCTCGATGAGGGCAGTCTTGGTGCCTGAGACAGGCATGCCACGAATACGCAGGTGCTGCCTCAGCTCTGAAACCTTGcagggcaaaagaaaaaaaaggagaataaaAAGGATTACATATGTATGTTAAGGAGAGAAGATTGTCAGAATGTTCCTCTCTAGTATCACCTACTTTTAGGTCATCCAGATTAGATGGCAGGGGCCCAGGTTTGACTTGTGCGATGTTGCTTTGGTTGGGGAATGTGTTCTTGACTGGAGAGGATGAGTTACTGTTGGCTGTGCTCGACGGGGCACTGGAACTACAAGCCGATAGTTGCTCACTGACTCCTCTGGAATGGAGCAATTGAAGAAGATTACCCaaaagtaaatatatatatatattgatgaGCCAAAACATTCTGACTGCTTACATTGGTGGGTGCACCACATGTTACATGGGTCTGCAGTATGTAAGATGGTAAATTAAAAACTGGATCTCATATTTACTGATGCAGATGTAAGGAGTTTATTATTGTTCTGACATTAACCATGGCTCAAACCTACAGAAAGTAATCAGATCCCAGATTTCTTCCCTAATCTACATCATTTTAAAGTctttcagttcatgttttttgtGCTATTTACTGTTTTGGATCACACTTAAGAGTAAGATGTAGCATTACTTttattaaccccccccccccctacacAAGTTTGCAGTAGATAATTTGAGGAGATTTCGTCAGATATGTTCTCTACTTACTTCTGGGTGTGAGCTGGTGTGTGGGGTTGATAGCTGAAAGTGGGCTGCCTCTGCTGAGCCTGAGCCTGAGACTGGGCTTGGGCCTGCGTCTGCGGAGTGTGGGTATGCGGATGTTGCGACTGCTGTGTCTGCGATTGCGCATGAGTGTGTTTCTGCTGGCTGAGAATCTGCAGCTGCAggaagagctgctgctgctggaggagtCGGGCGTAGGCCGAATCCATGGGTGGAGGGGACTTCTCTGCCTTCTGGTCTGGAGGAATGTACTGGTGGTACTTGAGCTTTTTGACTTTAGGCTTCACATCTTTGGGCTTCTTGTGACGGTTCTTGTCGGAAGATTTAGACTGGTGGTAGAGAGGACGAGAAAGTCTGAGTTAGGGTTAGAAATTCATTTGTTAAAGTTAAGaatgtaaatggcctgcatttgtatagcgctttacttagtccctaaggaccccaaagcagtcattcacccattggtgatggcaagctacattgtagccacagctgccctggggcgcactgacagaggcgaggctgccgggccCTCtaaccaccaccagtaggcaaacattgggttagtatcttgcccaagttcgatcccaggctgctccaggctgggatcgaaccaccaaccttatggttagtggctgacctgctctgccacctgagctacagccaggtGGCAGATGATAGTGAGTTTAATGACAAACTGACCTTGACGATAGCAGGAACAGGTATTGGGGGAGTAGTCTGGCTGTTGTTAGCACCAGAAAGCCCCTCATCCTGGCTTTGATCAGGGGGGTCTCTGCTTACACCACCCTatccacaaataaaaacaaagtacatTTACTTTTCCAGGCTGAAGTTAAAGAAATAATTACTAAAGTATAAAGTGTTTCAGTTTAGACGTAAAGAATAGTTTTCTTCTCGcttcatttgataaactggtCTGTTGAGCTCAGTTTCACTCAAAGAGGTTTAACCTTGGAGTTGTTTTATCGTATCCACTCTACTGACAGACATCTGGTTCCAAACAATACTAAACAAGCACATGGCAGGATGTAATAAAAGTGAACGACTGTATTTACGCAGCTATTTTATAGTCTTTGGCAACTTTTTTGCTATTGTTGCCTTAGATTTCATGCATTTTGCTCTGACTGTAtctgttttcttctcatttcttcttCATGATTATAAAGGTAAATTGAACAGACAGGGAGACTGCTTGACAGTTTATAATCCAAATAGAATAATTATCCCTAAAATGCTCATGTATTGATGTTTCCTCCGCAAAAGTATTCCAAAAAGCTTTAAACAAACCTTTGGGCCTGACATGACGCACAGAGGGATGATGATTCAGTTGGAACATTTaagaggcagaggtctaagagATATAAACAATTGTGTTCTGGCACAAATTTCAGTTGAGGGACCGTTTCTGTTGGTGACCGTTGGAATGAGGTCACCGTGAGTGAAAGGTAAGCAGCAAGCATATAAAGGCAGCTGTGCCGCCAGCATGGCTCAGCATGCAGGAATGTGACACCTGCCTATGTCAACTCAGTCCAACAGTGGAAAACAGAGGATGTGCAGCTCACTCTGCTACCACAGGAGGGCAGCAGAAATAAACTGGTGGTAATCATAGCTGCTCAGTGTGGGAGCTTGAGTGAAAGAAATGGATAGAacaaaggagaggagaggaggcgtgtttgtgtgtttttttgaccTGTCGTTCGCTGGTGAGGGCAGgtgaggacgaggaggaggccGTACTGCCGACAGCCTCAGATGAAGGGCAGGCCGAACCCTGCGACTCATCACTGTGGTGCTGCTCTGGAGACAGACTCTCGCTGCTGCTGTCCTCCTCAAATGCATAGGAGTCCTCTTGCTTAGGGAGCTTACCATGGTTTACtgcaagaagaacaaaaacagagataCGTGGGGGTGTCAGCGATGTAATATCTATCAGCCTAGACCCCTTTTACAcctagaaacaaaacaaaacaaaaactgtaagTGCACACAGAATGCATTCGGATCGTCTTCAATCTGCCAGGCGTGCGTTGTTATCAGACATAACAGAAATCTGCACAGTGTGACTACAGCCTAAAGGAAATGATCCACATAGAAACTTTAAAGATCACCTAACCTAACAGTGTCTAGCAGCATTGCTACAATTGACATGGGATGTACCATCTAACTCATTTGCATACTGAGACACACATCAGGGCTGTTACAATATTACTATGCTCAAAAAAATTCCACATAACATTAGTACAATCTGTGAAGAAAATTTGGAAAAATGTAGATAGGTGAATTAAACTAAAGTGCAAAATCTAACCAGAACTAAAAGCAAAGCAAGTATAAACTGTCACAGTCATCATCGATATACAATTATCACAAGACCTATGATTCAAGACACTAAGAGCACATTTTAATAACCGAGCATGCTTCAATATGTTCCTTCCAGTTTTTTATAGCCTGGATATTACAGTTATTGAAACAGCCAATCAGTACTGCTGCCTCCAGCCGGCTGACAGTCAGACTTTACCACCAAACTACTTCATCTGCAAtctaaaacagcaaatgaccAGTCGCAAGACTATTGTGTTCAACCTCAACCTGTTGTTTTAGTGGAAACGGTTCTCAGTTTAACACGCTGTTATGTTACTCCAGCACTGTATCTGTGGAGGTTCAATCATTCTGTGCTCTGTAGTTTTAAATACACCAGGCTTTAGTTACACGTGCTGCTGATAGGGTAAGACCTTTGTCCCACAAACCAAATGACAGCAGAATTTGTCCAAAGCGCCTTGAACACCATTTCAAGAAAACATTTCATTCAATCCACAAACCACTGGACCCTTTTCACATCTGTTtttgtgaaacattttttttacctgctccTTGGCTGATTGGATGCATACTGCATGCTGCACACAATGTATGTGAGCAGAGGTATTCACACACTGCCTGTCACTCACACCTAGTACAGCACTCAGCTCGGAGGTGTTACGCTGTGTGGGTAAGACACTCACACAACCACTTTACCTCTAGAACGCTCCTGATTGGCTGGCCCGATAGGGAACTCAGCTTTGATTGGGGTAGTTAAGAGCAACTATCTAATGGAGCTGAAGGGACAGAGCCAGGGAAGGAGGTGGTAAAggctggagtgtgtgtgtgtgtgtgtgtgtgtgtgtgtgtgtgtgtgtgtgtgtgtgtgtgtgtgcgcgctgaGAGGTATAAGATTCTCTTTTTGTATCCAAACATGTGACAACCAGGAACAGATTCTGGTTTCCATCACAGTACCAGGTCCATTCTGTGCAACTCTATGACCTtgcagtacacacaaacacacactcggcGAGCTTACTGCACAGCTTAGTAAATAGCATTGTCCTAAATGCCATTTCCTCCCACCTGTTCATGTTTAAGTCTGTAGGGAAAAACACCAACACGGTCTGTGTGTGAATTTACTCGGTGCATTTTCGCTCTGCTGCACAGTCCAGGACTCTTTAAGATAATTTGTTGTCACCGGGAGATTGAGTTGGC carries:
- the myocd gene encoding myocardin isoform X6 gives rise to the protein MTLLGSEHSILIRSKFRSVLQLRLQQRRTREQLADQGIMPLNHGKLPKQEDSYAFEEDSSSESLSPEQHHSDESQGSACPSSEAVGSTASSSSSPALTSERQGGVSRDPPDQSQDEGLSGANNSQTTPPIPVPAIVKSKSSDKNRHKKPKDVKPKVKKLKYHQYIPPDQKAEKSPPPMDSAYARLLQQQQLFLQLQILSQQKHTHAQSQTQQSQHPHTHTPQTQAQAQSQAQAQQRQPTFSYQPHTPAHTQKGVSEQLSACSSSAPSSTANSNSSSPVKNTFPNQSNIAQVKPGPLPSNLDDLKVSELRQHLRIRGMPVSGTKTALIERLRPFKDSNTGSSPSGSSDITTMTFPVTPTGSLSSYQSPSSSSALSQGGYYQYPSTSSTPPISPASSELSLSGSLPDSFSDVPMSSPTQFALHPSPAQLGVEDGFGGGGGGSMGGAGQRMGEVGGMDGVEAEKDKMLVEKQKVIEELTWKLHQEQRQVEELKMQLHKRKRCYGATQDTVPPASHPPMHHQQHQTPAMMGQHFFGVTIKQEPLSLSSSCPLSSPKQPKCPPGSCREDMGHCGSSITNMGVPGGPQCMDTGPASGSPTAMSTFLSPQCSPQDSPIRKSSSSPQPSSPNNPYLLSPQLGRDGCSHPHTQGNNRACNMQMQQKSGGPPINCSYPSNQRGLQGVYPSSADCGLNNSSPAKAESQNMQPKMSVLPKCQVPPPAFSSSDSDASDLRQPPCYEDAVKQQLTRSQQMDELLDVLIESGEMPANAREERERSSVTKVMPHITVSPGCPGLLIPWFHRHYEHLSPNQLPYDHAANHVTESHPDTLLGSPVGRGGEVPLLKMAAEDGGQEDEGKREVDRYSSPQNHHHSHHPQQDKLLSNRDLMDTSLSAIGSKASANPEVQGMVSMTFSETAWETMEWLDLTPPSSATAFSIAPPSAPSIFNAEFLDVTDINLNSATDLHLEHW